Part of the Choloepus didactylus isolate mChoDid1 chromosome 10, mChoDid1.pri, whole genome shotgun sequence genome is shown below.
TTTGCTACTCCTCCCGTGGAGAGGTGGAGACTAAATTTCCTCCCCTTGAGTCTGGATTGACCTTAGCAACCCATTTGATCAATGCAGTGTGGAAGAACTGATGCTCTGGGATTTCCAAGGCTGGGTCGTAAGAAGCCTGGAAGCTTTGGCCTGAGTCTCTTTGAACACTCACTCCTGGAGCCCTGAGCCACCATATAAGAAGTTCAGTTGCTCTGTTGGTGAGTCCATGTGAAGAGCCCCTGAGACCACATGGAAATGAGAGAGATGGGTTAAAATTTGAAATCCATCaatatatataccatattcaCAGAAAAAAGGAGCAAAACAATATGATCACCTCAACAGATGCCAGAAGCATCTAACAAAATGCAAAATCCATGCATGATAAATACTTTATCAGCGATGTAGGAACAGAGGAGAATGTCCTaaatctgataaagggcatctatagAAAAACCTATAGCTACATCACAGTGGTGAAAAGTGGAATTATTCTCCCCATGATTaggaagaaaacaaggatatCTATTCCTACTAATGCAATTCTACCTTATACTGGAAATCAAGCCAATTCAGtaagcaagaaaagaaagacaaggcACATAGAATGGAAATGAAGgtgtaaaactatttttttcacaAACAACATGACTGTGTGTGGAGGAAAATCCTTAGAATTCTACAAATTGCCACTAGAACTAATGAGTGAGTTTAGCAAGATCTCAGGCTACAAGGTCATCATTACACagcagtcaactgatttttgtaagttagcaacaaacaattgaaaacaaattaaattaaaagtacaGTATCTTTTGCAATAGCATAAGTAGCTCAGGATATGCTTAAaggtaaatttaataaaatatgtggaAAACCTGTAAACTGTAACCTATAGAACAGTGTTGAGAGAAATGCAAGGAGACTGgaataaacagagagataaacCATgcttcttggttggcagattcaCATTGTTAGAacattaattcttttaaaaattgatctaAATATAAGGTTCAACACAGTCGCAATGCCAGcaggatatatttttatatgaattgacaagctgatcttaATATTTATACGGAAATACCTAGAACCAAGATTAtccaaaactattttgaaaaagaacatttgatttcaagacttattatcaGTCTTTGTAATCAAGACTGTATGGTATTGGTGAAAGGATAGATATCCCAGTAAATGGTACAGAACAGGGAGTCCAGGAAgagacccacacatatatggtcatttgatttttaacaaaggtgattcaatgattttttttttttcctttaaaacataGAGCTAggacagttggatatccatataggAAAAAAGTGACCCAATTCTCAAtcattaattcaaaatgggtcaTAGATGTAATAAGAAATGCTAAATCCATAATACTTCTAGAAGGAAACAAAAGGGGTATCTTTGAAATTCTGGGTAAGGACAGAGGCAAGGAATGAGACAAAGGATTCTTGGATGGGACACTAAGGTACAAACCATAAAACATGGataaatttcatcaaaattatcactctctgctcttcaaaagacagcattaagaaaatgaaaaggcaaagcaTAGAATGGGAGATAAGACTTTCATAGTAGATATGTATGACAAAGGACtttgcagaatatataaagaacaataCATAAAGAACTTTCACAACTCAATAAGGCAAAGCAGcttaaaaatgggcaattcaTTTGAACAGCCATTTCACAAGAGAAGATTCAAGAATGGCTAATAAGCATAAGAAAATTACTGCGACATCAATAGTcatgaaggaaatgcaaattaaaacaaaatgggaTACCACTACACATCCATTAGAATGTTGGATTcttacactgttggtgggaatgtaaaattgtacaaccACTGTGGACAGCATTtagttttttataaagttaaacatacactttcccatatgatccatcaatctaattcctaggtatttacccaagacaaatgaaaatatatggtCCTTGTTACAAAGACTTGTACAGCAATAGTTATAATAACTTTATTCACtaaagccaaaaactggaaactcaAACGTCAACAAACAAAGGGATGATATAAATACATTGTGGTTAATCTGTACAATGTGATCCTACTTATCACTATAaaggaatgaattaaagaaaCACGGAACAATAGACTGAATCTAAAAACCATTATTTTGAGCCAAAGAAGTCAGCATGGAAGAGTACATACTATATAACTACATTTACATGAAACTGTAGAAAAACACATTTAATCTGTAGTGAGCAAAAGCATATTGATGGTGGCCTGGGGTCTGGGGTTTGATAGAGGATTGACTAGGAAGGGACTCGGGAACTTTTTGGGATTATGGAAATTATTCCGTAACAATTGAATGACAGTTAAGTGGATATATACATTTGTCCAAACTCATTAAACTGCACTTCAAATGTGTGCATTTTATTGTGTATAATTTTGCCTCAttataaatgattaaaattatttaactctGTGTAGCGGTGTTCTTCCCTAGGTATCTTCACAGCTTTATAACACTTCTGCAGAGGAGTATTTGCTGTAGAggtgttaacatttttatttacaaaagtgttataaaataaaattaggcaACATTAGCCTGTACTTACTGGACCATAAATGAAAATCCTCAAAAGGTACttcattttaaattagaaataacaaATAGTTTTCAGAGATATGACACATCAAGTTTTGCTACCAGCCTTGTCATAGTTTTGATTCTTAAACTCTtgactctttcctttttctccttttcaagaaaactaatttatttttgtgcatccatttcctattgctgcaaacaaattactacaaatttagcagcttcaAACAACAACTGTTTATTCCCTCACAGTTTccgtaggtcagaagtctggacACAGCGtaactgggtcctctgctcagggcctcacaaggttgaaatcaaggtgtcagccgaCGCTGTGTCCTCATCTGGAGATGGGATCCTCTTCTAAGCTCATTCAGGCTGTTGTCCTGTCCCATCCTGCCTTCTGCTGGCTCTCAGCCTGGGGTCACTCTCGGCTCCCAGAAGCCACTTCAGGTCCAGCCATGTGGCCccctcacaacatggcagctcaCTTCTTCAAAGCCGTACCAGTCTGCTATGACTGTGTCTTACAGGACATAATGTGATCATGGGAGTGACGATCCCATCATTAGTCACAGGTCCTGCTCATTCTCAAGAAGAGGGGATTATACAGAACCAGTAAGCCAAAGGGTGAGAATTAGGGGACCAGCTTACAATTCTGCTTACCAtagtttgctttttctattttcattgtcCCAAAGTTGTACTGAGATTGATATATTTTTCACTGGATttgacttctctctctccctctgtcctgTGTATGtaagataaaatacaaattttagtCTCAACTGAAACCAAGATGGATGAGACATGCAGTTGGTTAATATGGGAAAATGAAATAGGAGCTTTGCCTGGTCACCACATAATGGGATAAGAAGTTTAAAATTTGACACTTCTTACCTAGTTCTACCATCAAAGTCACTCTGCTCAGATTTGAGATAGGAAATAGTGTTTGATACTGTTTGGGGCATTATAGAAATATTTcgttatttttataatgaaagaaTTGCTGAAGTCCGATAACTGCcaacacacagacacaaatgACACACACAACATACACAGAACAATGCTATATATTGATTATAGAAACATATATGCAATAAAGAAGTTCAACTAGGTCTTTAATGgtctattttaaaacaataggCCTGAAGCAAATATGATAAAACATTCACATTTGCTAATTCTGGGTAGGGGAATATGTGGGTACCATATTATTCTtttctcataccttatacaaggGTAAGTAGATCACTATGATGTAAGTGTGctgatatatttctcttttttaaaatcttcaaaacTTTTCCTATTACATCCTTAGAAACAGTGGCCATGAGTAGATATTCATGAGAAAACTTAAGATTCATGCCTTGCAGAGGTGCTTAAGTTTGAGTGAGTTCCTGAACCTACTAATTGGTCCCTCAGTGCTCTGCCATTACTTGGATTTCTAGTTCCACCTTAGCCAGCATATAGGATCTCACTGGGGCAGAGTAACTGCAAGGTGAAGTCATGCTGGAAGGGAAGGCTTTTGTACCTGAAGGAAATCTTACACGTTAGATGACAATAGGCTTCCATTAAAAGCCTCTCCCCCTTACCttgtggagggggtggggctcATTCACCATTATAGGAATTTGGGCAATGTATGATGCAGTAGAAAGAGAGACTCACTCATGACTCACAACCCCAGTCCTTGTCCAACATGGGGTTCCCTAAAGTCTGTTTTCAAGAGTACTAACTCGATGGAAAGCTCATAGAAgttgaaacaaaaacagaacaacaaaataaaacctcCAACGATAGTCTAGTATTTTTAGGAAACATTAGGTTAAGCAAATATAAATAGCTTTCTTTATCTCATCCAAGAAGGAATAGGTAGGCTTGCTTTCCAAATTTGTGTTTTACAGATCTTTTGCTGGCAAAAATCTTCCTTTTTAAGCATATCTTCTCACTACTTTGAGAAACATGCTCTAACAAGATTATCTCTGATTTTTAAAGATTATCTCTTGAGCAGCTGCACAGAGCAAACTGATATTTCCAAAAGTCATGCTGATGACTAGAGGCAAGATCTCTTAAAAACCAATTCATCATTTCTCAAAGGCTGCTCTGTTATCCCCAATTCCTGGCTAGTTGTTTCTGGATGCTGAAATAGAAAAGAAGTGCctcccatttctttcttctcctctctttcctttatttcttgaaataattaGAGGTAGATTATATAATCTTGGCCTTCCCATGAGTATACTGCTGGAGATGTTAAAGCATGCCTGTGAAGTGTTACTTGAGCCCAGCAATACAATGCTAAGCACTGCCAGTATAATTGATCAGTCACAACCAAATTGTGGAAATGTTGGTGGGAAAAGCAGGATTCAACTCTTCCACTGAGGCTGGTAAATGGGCTTGGTTAGGTAGAAGAGAGAAAAGCTAAAGCATCTgcttgatatttatatttttccatgagAATAAGGAGCTATTAAGTAAATCCTGTAATGAAGTGTTACACATTTGGGTGACAATAGGAGCTACTAAAAGGAGAAAAGTTTGGATATATAAGGTGGTCTGCTGGTTTGGATacgttatgtcccccaaaatgccatgttctttgaagcaatcttgtgggggcagatgtattagtgttgattagtttgggattctttgattgagtgtttccatggagatgtgactcaatcaagtgtaagtgaaaagtttgattggataatttctatggaggtgttgccatgcccattcaaggtaggtattaattggatcactggaattcTATAacagagttcacagacagaaggacctcaagcaactgagagtgacattttggagaaatgctgcagcctagagaggaatgtcctggtagaaagctattttgcaaccagaactccggagcagacgccagccacgtgccttcccagctaacaggttttctgcacaccactggccatcctccagggaaggtacccgattgttgatgccttaccttggacactttatggcctttagattgtaaactgtgtaaccaaataaaccccctttataaaagccaatccatttctggtattttgcttaacagcagcattagcaaaccagaacaggtgggaTCAAATTGTACAGAGCTTTTGAATGCCCAGATGAAGAGTTTATTCTTGGCTTTCTTTTCACTGGGGGATAACTGAAGGTTCTGAGCTGGGGAGCAGGCTTTCTCAATTTCAGCATTATTAACATTCTgggcctgttttagtttcctagctgctaaaacaaataccaaacaatgggtttgcttaaacaatggggatttattggttcaCTGTTTTGAAGTTAGGAAAAGTCCACAGTTGAGGCTTCAGCAAGGCCACACTTTCTTCCtcaagactatggcattctggggctggctgccagcaatccttggtccttggcttttctgtcacatggcaacacacatggtggcctctcctggcttctctctccctctgacttTCACTCTTCCTGTGTGaaactccagtaatctggattaaagcccaacctttTTCAGcgaggccacaccttaactggagtaacatcttgaagggaccttatttacaatgggtccatatccaccagaatgtggaccaagaccaagaacatgtccaaactgggctACACAATTCAACACATCACAGGGCCGCATAATTTTTTGCTGTGgaggatgtttagcaacatccctggcctctacacACTAAATTCCAGGGGCATCATCCCTttcccaagttgtgacaaccaaaaatacctctagatattgccaaatgtcccctggggaacAAAATTGTCACCAGTTGAGAACTACTATGCTAGCAGATGATGACATAATTTGCATTTAAGAAGTGCTTTCCTACTATGGTTGTATAGAACAGGCAGGAGGACAGGAGCCTGGGAGAATATATTAGAGGGCATCCTGTACTCTACCTGTGGCATATTGTGACAGCAAGGGCCTCCAATGAAATACATCTCTTTGTATCTATGGCCTTGTGCAGTCCTTTCCCACATTGACtttgggcttggccatgtgatttgctttggtCAATGAAACATCAGCAAAGATAACACAAGCTGAGGCTTGAAAAGCACTTGTGAACTGAGGCTCTCCCTCTGGAAAAACTGCCACTGTGCAACAAAGACCAGGCTAGGCTCCTGAAGATCCACGGTCCAGCCAAAAGCCAACACCCACTGCCAGACTTGTGAGTGAGGCCATCTAAGATCAGCCAGCCCCAATCATGCCACTAGGACTACAACCACTGGATGGATTCCAGGTAAGCCAGCAGAAGAACTATCTAAATAGAAGGCCATGGAattatggacaaataaaatgcTTGCTATTTTAAATCATAAGTGTTGGGTTGGGTTGTTATGCAGTGATTGATAATTGATAGAGTAGGTCTGAAAACATAAAAAGCAGAATTTTAATGTGAAGATTTTTTGCTATTATCATTAGTTCTAGAGGAATTTTAGTTCAGTGTGTGCAAAGTCCATTTTTGACatcttttctcagtttcttctatttttatcatgaattccCTTTTAATTAACTGTaggttatttaaaataaattcctacaacttaatggaagaaaaaaatgtcagtaGAAATGGGAAGGTACAGGCATAAGATGTTTTAAACAATCATATTTCTTTATGAATCTTCAATGAAGGTgacaagagaaagggaaaagtcagttaatataaaaattcagaaataatgaGCACAAAGTTCAGAGTGAATGAGCAGTTTTTAAGAAAGCACCTCTCTCTAAGcagttaaaaatattaacttacCTATTTTGAAAGACGCAGATAGTTATTAGTTTCCAAAGTTATAatgataatattttcaagattcagtTTAGTAAGCATATTTGTAAAGATTTAAAGGTATTACCAAGCTATTCACTTTTTACTTTCCATGGAAAAATCACTCTTTAGAGTAAACAGAAAGGCACATGAAGCCAAAATCAATAACAATTTATACTGCACTAATGATCAAATTCATTTCAATATATTAGCTGTCcaattatatagaaatatattcatttaCCACTTAGATAGCTGAGAGGGTTAGGTTGCTGAGATCAGGGCTTCTAATGAAATTCCTCTCATAATTTTCCCGGTAAATTTACAGATAGAGACTATCAGCAGTATTTACTGTCTGATAGATGCTGTGGATGCGTGTTGACcatgtttattgtatttttcaaggagAACCAGTCCCTCAGATATTTAGCACTTGACTTTTATGTTTAAGAACACTCGCCTGGAGGGGAAGGGTAGTTAAATCCCCTAATTTACGATTACAAAAATCAAAGTAATAAGCAGTAAAGAGACTCAGTACTGAGATAAAAGGGAAATAGTCataactttaaaagaaatgatgGTAAATGAAAGCTAGTATAAAATGTTGAGGGAATGGAAAATgtgaataaagcaaaaataaatgtgttttcacAAGCTATGAAAATCACCTAAGAGAACATACACACAAGCCATATGAAAATGTCTCCTGACAATGGGGAagacaggattaaaaaaaaaaaccaccaaaaacAGATGAATTTAAAGTCCTTATAACCTTTAAGTAATCGCTgttaaagaaagaatagaaatgtCCCAATAAGTGCTTAAAATCTCAAAGGGAACATACATTTGGATATATAATTTCCATAAGGTTTGttgaaacaaggagaaaaaaaataaaccacaaaaCTACTCCAGTCTTTGTGTAAAGAATGCTGACGGCCAAGCGATTTTAGTCATTAATTTTCTCTCAGGTTGAGGAGGAAAGGACTGAGAAAAATTGTTTGGATTCGGGGATCTGGAAGATATATGTGATTTCTAACGTGTATTATTAACTATTTGGACGTGAATGTTGGATGATAATGGGCAATAAAAGCCAATAAAATCAGCGAATGGGGGCCTCTGCTATGTCTTGTACTGCCGCATCCCCAGTTGCGTCCAGGACTCCCTAACATTAAGAACCTCAAACCCAGGGTCTCGCCAGGACCCTGCGCGGAGAGCACAGCACAGCTTTTGGAGGCGTGGGAACCGGAGCCATGCGCCCCTCCTCCCCGGCTGGGCGGAGCCAGGCCCCGCCAGCAAAGTGTCCCGCGCTACCTTGCCCGGCTCTCGGTCGCGGGGTGGCCCTGCCGCACCGCTTCTGGATCCCAGAGTCGGGCGCGCTCGCACCGGTCCCCGAGCCAGCAGGCGGCCGGAAGGGCACTGCGCGGGGACTAGCGTCGGAGCGCGCCGCCGGCCACTCCTGACCCGCCCAGACGCCTCGCCCCTTCCCGTTACTGGCCAAACCACCTGGAGGAGCCGAACTCGCCGCTGCAACCTGCGGCAGCAGGAGGCCCCGGACTTCCCGCTATCGCCGCAGCCGGGGCGGGCAGGGGCGCCCGCGGCGCTCCGCAGCCCTCTTGGTCGCCACCGCCGGGTGGCATGGAGGCCCACGGGGCCGGGAGGAGCTGGCCCGGCTGCGCTCGGTCTTCACGGCCTGCGACGCGAACCGTTCGGGGCGGCTGGAGCGCGAGGAGTTCAGCGCGCTGTGCGACCTGCCGACGCCGAGGCCGTGTTCCAGCGGCTCGACGCCAACCGCGACGGCGCCATCGCCTTCCAGGAGTTCGCGCGCGGCTTCCGCGGGACCCACCGCAGGGAGCGGCGCCGGGGTGGGGGGCCGCGGGAGGCAGCGTCCGCAGCGGCCGAGGCGGGGCCCGACTCCTGGGACAGCGAGGAGGACGCGGCGACGGTGCTGGGCGCTCCGTGGTGCCCGGCGAGTCCCTGCCGGGCTTGTCAGGACTTCTGGGCGCGAGTCGGGGACGAAGCCAAGTTCATTCCCAGGTGCGTGAGTGTTAGGGGCGGGGGGTGATGGTGGCGCTTCCTGCCCTCCCTGACGCTCTGCCATCGCTCCCTCCTACCCTCTGTGCGTGCGGACCCTGAGTTGCCTTCCGCTGTTCATACCCTGGCTTTAACTTTTGCAAAACGCTATCTCCTAGAATTAAGGAAGGGAGTTGTGTTTAGGATTCACGGTTTGGGGAGAAAGTTTTCCTTGCCGAATTCCGGGCCCTTCCAAAGGCATCTTTGTCAATCACGCGGGGCAGAGTGAAAGCCGCTGCGCTCGGAGGTTCTTCCCGGGCCCGGGTTTAAGCGCGCTCCCCAGATCTCCCCGCGACCTGGTTACGTCCCCCTCCTCTCCAGGCCTCCCAGCCGCGCCCCGGGACGCGGGCTGTGTAGCAGTTTGGCACCGTCTGTAGTAGTTTTCGAGTTTGTTTGCTTTCTTACGACTACGTAGAAAAGAAAACGCTGCTGGACATTTATATTGCTGGACACGAATGTTGTTGCCTGCCAATTgctgttcattcatttatctcTCGGAACAACTCTGGGAGGTGAGCTTTATTATTTCTGGTTGATGGAGAAGCTTCGAGTCAGAAATTTAGGCCCCGTTAATGCCTATTTAATGAAAGAGCAGGGATTCCATCCCAGATGTGAACTGAAAAACCTTTGCTTTTCATACAGCAGAATAAAATAATCAGATGATATTTTCTCTGCCCCTAAGGCTCAGACAGGTAATGTATTACCGAATTTACTACTGAGGGAAAAAGGGTGTCTGTGGATGAGAGTTCAAGGCGTAAAGGGAgagatttttttcagattttttttttctttgaaattctttccCTCCTTCATGCTTTAACGTCATGGTATGTCTCACAGTGCtctttttttacttcttcctcatGTAATATGAATATTTTAGTGCTATAGaatttttctatttgcttttgtttacattttctctGAAATTGTATTAAGCTCTGGCTGCCATTATGAAGGAGATCTGAGAGGTGTCACTTTGGTTCACAATTGACATAGCTGAGACCTAaggatcagaaaagaaaataagcctGGAAGCCTTCAGAGGTCTTGCTTATTGGTCACAACTTAAAGCTGCAGGTCTGGAAGTCtttacttcctcctcctcccaactTCTAGCTCCAGTTTGGAAAGTAGAGGGAATATTGAACATGTAGAGTGACTCATTGCAGTGTGAGAGTAATTGTATAGAGAAGGTGGGTGCAGCGTTAACTTTTCTATTATGTCAGATGAACTAAATTAAATGAATTTGTGTCTCCAGCCAGGAATCAAAAAAGTTTaaacttttttatattctttgagtCACTTGAGGCAGGGTGAATCCACATGGTGTTCAagattatatatttatgtgtatgtctgtgtatatGCCCATGTTTATTGTATATGTCTGTGTTTATGTCTGTCTGTATATATACACACGCAGAACTATTTTTCACACTTCTCAAGTCCAGCAGCAAATATTTGACACTTAACCTTTAAACAATTAAAGTAACCTTTTTAGAATcagggtacaaagaaaccagcacCTAATATTATTGGTGGTAGTGCTATTATCATGATCCCTTTCCAAATTCTTCAAAGGTTATTCAGTTTTATAAACCCTGGTGTCACCTGGTAGATTTGTGTCCCAAGCCCCACCCCCTTCTGATTGTGAGATTAACAAGTACAGTACTTGCCTTCCTGTACTTGTTCAAGTGGAAAAGAAATCAACTGAGTAACTTCATCTGATTGTTACCATGGCAGCCATTAGCTGTTTTGGTAAATTGGATCACTTCTACTCCACTTCCTCCTACAGCTGttcaccttcccttcctcccatccAAATCTGataaaaatcttttattattGATTATGCCTTTGGCATTATTTCAGATAAATTCATTCCACGGGCATCACTGCGTGTGctctatgtgccaggtactgtctTAGATACTATCTTAGGTCCCCGagacaaggagaaaaaggaaatatggtTCCTGCTCTCAAGAAGTTCATGGTTTAGgggaaatatttttcaatattttcatcaAGGCACATTTAAAGGCAAGAAAGTTACTTGCAGGAAACTCCATTATTGTTGGAGATAGCCCAACAGACTGTTGCAAACTGGAGATTTCTTTGACCTTTTCAGTTTCTGTCTTCAAAAAATTcatgtatttgttcattttactACATAAtacattgaggcttgttttactataaaatatattttgttctaAGGGGAAACTTGCCTCTCCAGGGAGGCCTGCCATTTCTTCTAGTGGCGTTATTTCCCAGCTGGCAATTCATTCATCTTCTGTGGCATGCTACCCCATACCCCTCCTGTGGGTAAGCACATCCGATTTGAGAATAGATGTTAGACTTAAGAATGTTTGGTTCCTGTAGAGTGGTAGTGTTGACATGATTTCcattaaaaatttcattcaaGCTCTGGGATCAATATGCTGTCATTTTCCCAGTCATCAATAATTATGATATTAGAGAGCAAATAATATTGCACTATAAAAGGATGAAAATGGCCCTTGAGATGTGCAGCAATAcaattataaattcattttctcttaGAAAACTGAGGGACCCCTTCCTTTAGACTGGGAAAGAGTATTGTCCCAGGGAGTTGCATGACCTATTCACCTGAGCCCAGTGTTTGTAAACGGTCTGCAAGGTCAGGAAGGGACATCACCACTTGCTGGTAAGCTGGAGTTAGCCAGCCACCAGGTGAAACCAGAATTGGCTAGGAGAGGTGGTTATGTGGGAGAATTCAGGAAGGAAGATTGTAGCAGGAGAGGAAAAGTCCAGGAGGTGGGGGAGAGACTATGGTGGGAGAGAGCGAGAGCACAACTCACAATAACGTTGCCTAGCCAATTTGTGATTTCAGGGTCATTAGCTTGGTGAAAGGGAATTTTGTACTgaatagatactcaataaatgtttccagAATGAATCAaacaaactttt
Proteins encoded:
- the LOC119545138 gene encoding translation initiation factor IF-2-like, which codes for MDSSCVQDSLTLRTSNPGSRQDPARRAQHSFWRRGNRSHAPLLPGWAEPGPASKVSRATLPGSRSRGGPAAPLLDPRVGRARTGPRASRRPEGHCAGTSVGARRRPLLTRPDASPLPVTGQTTWRSRTRRCNLRQQEAPDFPLSPQPGRAGAPAALRSPLGRHRRVAWRPTGPGGAGPAALGLHGLRREPFGAAGARGVQRAVRPADAEAVFQRLDANRDGAIAFQEFARGFRGTHRRERRRGGGPREAASAAAEAGPDSWDSEEDAATVLGAPWCPASPCRACQDFWARVGDEAKFIPRLCSLGSLWNNGSTA